A genomic segment from Sparus aurata chromosome 20, fSpaAur1.1, whole genome shotgun sequence encodes:
- the LOC115570626 gene encoding neoverrucotoxin subunit beta-like — protein MSSEVMNIAALGRPFTLGMLYDARKDELIPGLTLWDQKTLKEKTVETSQRTSHFEVSASDSIESKSSLMDIEASLKASFLSGLIEVGGSAKYLNDTKKFKNQSRVTCRYNAATHFNQLSVIQGETMNTQQIDSIKKGTATHVVSGILYGANAFFVFDSEKLEANSVNKIQGHMEAVIKKIPSFNVEGKVDIKLTEEEKELTNKFSCKFYGDFILESNPATFVDAVKTYVELPKLLGEDGEKTVPLKVWMMPLKVFDTTAAELKREISIGLVWKVHDALEDLREIQMRCNDSLHDTVVQSFPQIQEELNKFQNSCNRHISNLQTTMAKKLPSIRVDKEDESSVKKLLDDRNKSPFSRENLDKWLDHKEREINVIRSCVEMMEGAKIVHNQSELDREVLAAGVDEALCFVFTSLQSADPGLDEMDKYLDSPKDSTNEAPWYYSDEVLTKMREKAKSFQEFAKSLKSNSRFCFLVAAITNEKHTGATIYHYKNGILLTEDFSKPNIPDVETVTDRRDLLRYACDLTLDPDTAHNHLILSEGNKKATDVLEQQSYPDLPQRFGYYNQVLCREELTGRCYWEVEWESFKVNVTVGVCYRGMSRKGNSVQSRIGGNKLCWCLGYVQIPGPEVLTAEHDNQNHELPVPSPFPRLGVYLDWSAGTLSYYKVSSDTLSHIYTFHTKFTEPVYPGFGIWGRSSMSLCL, from the exons ATGTCCTCAGAAGTCATGAACATCGCTGCCCTGGGTCGACCTTTCACCCTAGGAATGCTCTATGATGCTCGCAAAGATGAACTGATCCCAG GTTTGACATTGTGGGATCAAAAAACTCTAAAAGAGAAGACAGTTGAAACGTCTCAACGAACCAGTCACTTTGAAGTCTCTGCATCTGACTCCATTGAATCCAAGTCCTCTCTGATGGATATTGAAGCTTCTCTGAAGGCCAGTTTCCTGAGTGGACTGATTGAAGTTGGAGGATCTGCCAAGTATCTGAATGATACGAAGAAATTCaagaatcagagcagagtgacgTGTCGGTACAATGCTGCGACACACTTCAATCAGTTGTCAGTGATTCAAGGTGAAACCATGAACACCCAACAGATAGATTCCATCAAGAAGGGCACGGCAACACATGTAGTCTCAGGAATCCTTTATGGGGCAaatgctttctttgtgtttgacagtgaGAAGTTAGAAGCCAACAGCGTTAATAAGATCCAGGGCCACATGGAGGCTGTGATCAAGAAGATCCCCTCATTTAATGTTGAGGGTAAAGTTGACATCAAGCtgactgaggaagaaaaagaactAACCAACAAATTCTCCTGCAAATTCTACGGAGACTTCATTCTTGAAAGCAACCCTGCAACATTTGTAGATGCAGTGAAGACCTATGTAGAGCTTCCAAAGCTGCtgggagaagatggagagaagaCTGTTCCTCTGAAGGTCTGGATGATGCCTCTGAAGGTCTTTGACACGACTGCAGCTGAGCTGAAGAGAGAGATCAGCATTGGATTAGTGTGGAAGGTGCATGATGCTCTTGAAGATTTAAGAGAAATACAAATGAGATGCAACGATTCTCTGCACGACACAGTGGTACAGAGTTTTCCACAGATCCAAGAAGAGTTAAACAAGTTCCAAAATTCTTGTAATCGTCACATATCTAACCTCCAGACGACCATGGCGAAGAAACTTCCCTCCATCCGTGTGGATAAAGAAGACGAGAGCTCAGTAAAGAAACTCCTTGATGACAGAAATAAGTCACCATTCAGTCGTGAAAATCTAGACAAGTGGCTGGatcataaagagagagaaatcaacGTCATCAGGTCCTGTGTGGAAATGATGGAGGGAGCAAAGATTGTCCATAATCAGTCAGAGCTGGACAGAGAGGTTCTTGCTGCAGGTGTCGATGAAGCTCTGTGCTTCGTCTTCACCTCCCTGCAGAGTGCTGACCCCGGCCTGGATGAGATGGACAAATACCTGGATTCACCTAAAGACAGTACCAATGAAGCCCCATGGTACTACTCAGATGAAGTTTTAaccaaaatgagagaaaaagccAAATCTTTCCAAGAATTTGCCAAATCCTTGAAGAGCAACAGCAGATTCTGTTTCCTGGTAGCTGCCATCACAAATGAGAAACACACCGGAGCAACCATCTACCACTACAAGAACGGCATTCTGCTCACTGAGGATTTCTCAAAGCCGAACATCCCTGATGTGGAGACTGTCACAGACAGAAGAGATTTACTCCGGt ACGCCTGTGATCTCACTCTGGACCCAGACACAGCACACAACCATCTCATTCTGTCTGAGGGAAACAAGAAGGCGACAGATGTACTAGAACAACAGTCGTATCCTGACCTCCCACAGAGATTTGGTTATTATAATCAGGTTCTGTGCAGAGAGGAGCTGACTGGGCGCTgctactgggaggtggagtgggaaAGTTTTAAGGTCAATGTTACTGTAGGAGTTTGCTACAGAGGGATGTCAAGGAAAGGAAACAGTGTCCAGTCCAGGATTGGAGGGAATAAACTGTGCTGGTGTTTAGGATACGTCCAGATCCCAGGTCCAGAAGTTCTCACTGCAGAACATGATAATCAGAACCATGAGTTACCTGTTCCTTCTCCCTTCCCCCGTCTGGGAGTGTATCTGGACTGgtctgctggcactctgtcttACTATAAGGTCTCATCTGACACTCTGAGCCACATCTACACCTTCCACACCAAGTTCACTGAGCCTGTTTACCCAGGCTTTGGGATTTGGGGGAGATCCAgcatgtctctgtgtctgtaa